The nucleotide sequence CTGGGCGTTCAAGCGCGCACCGGTGGAATTGTCTGATCCGTTTCGGGCTGAAGTGACCGGCTACCTCGCGCGCAATCCCGTCACCGGCCTGCTGATCGCCAAAGACGACCAGATCCTGTTCGAGCATTACCAATACGGCCGGACCGACCGCCACCGGTTTGTTTCCCAGTCGATGGTCAAGTCGATCACCGGCCTGTTGATCGGCATCGCGGTTTCCGAAGGCGCGATCAAATCGGTCGACGACACGGCCGAGATGTATGTGCGGGGCTTCCGCGGATCGGAATATGGCCGAACGCCGATCCACGATCTCCTGCACATGTCCTCAGGGATCGACTTTGGCGAGGAGGCGGAAGGCGGGCGCGATCTCAACCGGCTATGGCAGGACATGGTCGCCGGCTTTTCGGGGAAAGGCACAGTCAACAGCATTGTTCAATTCAATCACCGGATCGCGCCGCCAGGGACGCGCTTCCATTACGCCAGCATTGAACCGGATGTGCTCGGTATGGTCCTGCGCAACGCCACCGGCAAATCGCTGTCCGACTGCCTGCAGGAAAAAATCTGGCAACCCATCGGGACAGAAGCCGATGCCAGATGGATGGTGGACGCCGAAGGGTTCGAACTGGCTCACTTCGGCTTCAATGCGGTGCTGCGCGATTATGCCCGGCTCGCGCGCTTGCTGGCGCATGACGGCGCGTGGGGTGGGCGGCAGATCATTCCGGCGCAGTGGGTGATTGATGCGACCACGGTGCGGCCGTCAGGCGGCTATCTCGCGCCGGGAAAAGCCGATCGCGATTTCGGCTATGGCTATTTGCTGTGGCTGCTGCCCTGGGGGCAGCGCCAGTTTGCGATGTTCGGTGATTTCGGACAGCGCGTCTGCATCGATCCGGCTTCAAAAATCGTGATCGTGCAGACCGGACTGGAGCAGACCCCGGAGATTTGGAAACTGTGGTTGGCGGCGCTGAAGCGGTTCAGCTAGAGCATTATCCGGAAAAGTGGCTACCGGTTTTCGGAAAAGATCGTGCTTAAAAAAGGATAATGCGGGATGACTTTTCTTCGAATCTTCATCGCATCCTTTTGAACATGCCTACGTTTGTTCGAGCCTCAAAAGCAACCAAGCGTTGTCAAGGGAGTTGTTGCAGTCTCCAACCAGGGAGACAAACCATGGAACTGAAATCTGCAGTTGTTGGGTTGGCCGCCCTCGGCGGCGTTATGCTCGCCGCTGGCTCAGCTTCCGCCGCGATGCCGAACGGGCTTCCGCATGCCGACCAGATCTCACGCCAGGCCACTGATGTCGAGCAGGTCCGCTGGGTCTGCAACGCCTGGGGTCGCTGCTGGTGGCGTCCGGGTCCGAGATGGGGCGCCGGCGGTTGGGGCCCGCGCCCCGTGTGGCGTCCGGGATGGCGCAGCGCCTATGCTTGGGGCGGGCCGGTTTGGGGCCCGCGGCCCGTGTGGGGTCCGCGGCCAGGATGGGGCCCGCGTCCAGGGTGGGGCTGGAACGGCAGGTGGTGATCGGAGAGGGGGCGTACGCCGGCTGATAACGCCGCGAGTACTGCTTTCATAATATCCGTACCCGCTGCACCGTTGGTGCCGCGCAACTCGCCGCTCGCTGGTAAGTGTCCGGCTGCTGCACGTCACGAATCTGCGCTCTCCGCGCGCTCGGCAGCAGTCGTGCGCCGGGAGACGCTAGCAGAGGCGTGTGTGTCCCTTAGTCCTGCTTCTCGCTGAACGTCGCGCGGAACGGATGTGCCGGGTAGACGCCGACGATGCGGAATTCACGCGAGAAGAATTTCAGTTCCTCCAGCGCAAAGGCGAGGCCGCGGTCATCGGGGTGGCCGTCGACATCGGCATAGAACTGCGTCGCAAAGAAATTGCCATCGACCATGTAGCTTTCCAATTTCGTCATGTTGACGCTATTGGTGGCGAAACCGCCGAGCGCCTTGTAGAGCGCGGCGGGCAAATTGCGCACCCGGAAAACAAAAGTGGTGACCAGCGGGCCAGAGCCCTGGGCGGCCCATTTCTGGTCGCGCGCGAGCACCACGAAGCGCGTGGTGTTGTGGGTCTCGTCCTCGACGTCCTCGGCCAGGATATCGAGGCCGTAGATTTGCGCCGCCAGGCGGGAGGCAATCGCGGCAACGCTCTTGTCCTTGCGTTCGGAAACGTCGCGCGCGCTGCCGGCGGTATCGGCCGCAACGATCGGCTTGATGCCAAGCTTGCGGATGATGCGGCGGCATTGCCCGAGCGCGTGGACGTGGCTCTCCACCGTCTTGATGTCGGAAAGCTTTGTGCCCTTCGGTGCCATCAATTGATGGCGGATCGGCAAGAACCATTCACCGACGATGAATAGACCGGACGCCGGCAGGAGATGATGGATGTCGGCGACCCGGCCGGCGACCGAATTCTCGATCGGGATCATGCCGAGGTCGGCCTCGCCGGAGGCGATCACCGACAGCGCGTCCTCGAAGGTCGGGCAGGGCAGCGGCTCGGCGTCGGGATAGGCCTCGACGATGGCGATATGGGAATTGGCGCCAGGCTCGCCCTGGAATGCGATTTTGAACTTTTTGGTCATGCGGGGCCTTTTAGCAGCGGCTCAGGCTTTTGCCAGTGTGCGGCGGGCGGTTTCGAGGTCATCAGGCGTATCGACGCCGAGCGGCACCGAACTCACGATGGCGGCGTCGATCCGCATGCCGGCTTCCAGCGCCCTGAGCTGCTCGAGTTTCTCGCGTTGTTCCAGGACGGAGGGCGGCAGTTTGACGAAGCGCTCCAGCGCTCGCCGCCGATAGGCATAGAGCCCGATGTGATGGTAGCGCGGACCGTCGCCGTACGGCGCGGTGGCGCGGGTAAAATACAGCCCACGGAGCCGTTGGCCGCCCAATGGCGACCCGATCAGCTTCACTACGCTCGGGTTGGTGTGTTCTTCATCTCGTCGGATCTCGGCGGCCAAGGTCCCGATGTCGACCTGGGGGTCGTCGAGCAGCGCGAGCGCGGCCCGGATATCCTGAGGGGGAATGGTCGGCAAATCGCCCTGGACGTTGACCACGCTCTCGGCCCGGCCCTCGGGATCGAGCCGCGTCAGCGCCTCGTAAATACGGTCCGAGCCGGAGGGATGGTCGGGCCGGGTCATGACCGCCGTGCCGCCATGGGCTTTCACGGCGGCCGCGATCTCGGGCGTGTCGGTGGCGACTGCCACCCGGCCGATTTGGGCCTCCTCGGCGCGCCGCAGCACGTGGACGATCATCGGCAGGCCGCCGATGTCGAGCAGCGGCTTGCCGGGCAGGCGGGTCGCCGCCATGCGGGCGGGAATCAGCACAAGAATGCGGGTTTCGGTCATCCGTCGCGAGGTCAGCCGGCCAGCAAAAACAGGCCGGAAATAATGGGGGATCGATGGAAAGTCGGGGCGTTTATACGGGTTGCCAGAGCCCGGGCAAACCGATATCTCAACCCCGCTGAGGGTGCGGCGCGAAAAGCTGATTCCTGACGCGCATCCGCGGCCGTTCGCCGGCCTTCAGTCGACCTTTCCGGCCTGGAGCCTGATCCGTTATGGACTCCTTCGAACTCAACAAGATTCTCGGTGCCATCCTCGGCACCTGCATTCTCGTTCTGGTGACGAGCTTTGCCGCCCATGCGATTTTTGCGCCCGTGAAGCCGGAAAAGCCGGGCTTCGAGATCGCCGTGAAGGAAGACGCCTCTCACGGCGGCGCCAAGGAAGCTGCCGCGCCGTCCGAGCCGATCGAGAAGCTGTTGCAGACGGCTTCCGTCGAGAAGGGCACCGCCGCCGCCAAGAAGTGCGCCGCCTGCCACACCTTCGAGAAGGGTGGCCCGAACCGCGTTGGCCCGAACCTTTACGGCGTCCTCAACGAGCCAAAGGGCGCCGGCCGCGGCGGGTTCAATTTCTCGGCCGCCATGAAAAGCAAGGGTGGCACCTGGACCTATGAAGACCTCAACAAGTTCCTTGCCAACCCCAAGGCTTTTGTTCCGGGCACCGCGATGGGCTTTGCCGGCATCCCGAAGGACAGCGAGCGCGCCGACGTGATCGCCTATCTGCGCAGCCTTTCGGAGAATCCGGCTCCGCTACCGACGGCGGCGAAGTAATATTTCGCCTCTTCGGCATGGACTTCCGAGCGATATCACGGCCAGGCAATGCCTGGCCGTTTCGCTATGAGGGGATCGCATTGTTGTTATCGGAGTTGTTACCGGGACTTTTCGCCGCAGCGGCGGTGTTCCCAAGCTGCTATCATGAGGAAAAAGCAACGTAATTGGTCGAACCCTTGCCTTATATTGGGTCCTCACTAACTCCGCCTCGTGCTTGCGTCGTTCGCGTCTGGGGCCGCCGCGGACTCGACAGTACGGATACTGGCGTCAGCAACAGGAATTCTGCATTTGGCCATTACCCGACGACATCTTCTCCAGGGCGGCGCGCTTGCCGCCATGACCCCCGCGCTGGGGCTTGCTCCCGGAATCTCGGCCATTACTCCAGCCCACGCCCAATCGGCGTCCGGCGAACTGACGTGGCGGCATGCGCTGTCGCTGTTCGGCGAAGTCAAGTACCCGGCCGGCTTCAAGCGCTTCGACTACGTCAATCCGGAGGCCCCTAAGGGCGGCACCGTACGTCAGATCCAGATCGGGACGTTTGATAACTTCAACCTTGTGGTTGCCGGCGTCAAAGGATCGCTCGCAGGCGGCGTTCAGCTGATCTACGAATCTCTCATGACGCAGTCGCTGGATGAGGTTTCGACCGAGTACGGCGAATTGGCCGAAGCCGTCAGCCATCCCGAGGATTTCTCCTGGGTAACGTACCGTCTCAGGCAAGAGGCGAAATGGCACGACGGAAAGCCTGTCACGCCTGACGACGTGATCTTCTCACTTGACGCGTTTAAGCAAAATCATCCGCAATATTCGGCTTACTATCGCCATGTGGTGAAAGCTGAAAAAGTCGGTGATCGCGAGATAAAGTTCAGCTTCCATGCGCCTGGCAATCGCGAGCTCCCGCAGATCGTTGGACAGCTCACGATCTTGCCGAAGCATTGGTGGGAGGGCACTGACAGTCAGGGCCGCAAGCGCGACATCTCCGCGACAACGCTGGAGAAGCCGCTGGGCTCGGGCGCTTACCGCATCAAGGAATTTGTCCCGGGAAGGACGCTGACGCTGGAGCGGGTGAAGGACCATTGGGGGCGCGATTCCAGCACGAATGTCGGCCGCAACAATTTCGACGAGTTGCGTCTGGAATATTTCCGGGACTCGACGGTCGCACTCGAGGCTTTCAAGGGCGATCAAGTCGATTGGCGCACAGAGAACAGCGCGAAGAACTGGGCGACGGCCTACGACTTTCCGGCCGTCAATGACAAGCGTGTGCTGCTCGAGGAGTTTCCAAACCGCAGTTCCGGAATCATGCAGGCATTCGCGTTGAATACCCGGCGTGAGCAGTTCAAGGATCCGCGGGTGCGTCGTGCGCTGAATTTTGCGTTCGATTTCGAGGAAACGAACAAGCAGATGTTCTTCGGTCAGTACAAGCGCATCAGCAGCTACTTCGATGGCACTGACCTGGCTTCAAGCGGCGTGCCGCAAGGTAAGGAATTGGAAATACTCGAAGCCGTCCGCGCGGAAGTGCCGCCCGAGGTTTTCACGAAGCCCTATACCAATCCGGTCGGCGGCAGTCCCGAGGCGGTTCGCGAAAATCTACGTGAGGCGCTGCGCTTGCTGAAGGAAGCTGGGTACGAGGTGCGCGAGCGCAAGCTAGTCGATAGCAAGACTGGAGCACAGTTTGCGCTCGAATTGCTCGGTGCCGACCCGACCTTCGAACGGGTGATGCTGTTCTTCAAGCCGTCGCTGGAGCGGCTTGGCATCGTTGTCAGTGTGCGCACAATCGATCCAACACAGTATGAAAACCGGCTTCGCAGCTGGGATTTCGACGTGGTCGTCTCGTCGTGGGCGGAATCATTGTCACCCGGAAATGAACAGCGCGAATATTGGGGTTCGCAGGCGGCGGACATGGCGGGTTCGCGCAATGTCATCGGCATCAAGAATCCGGCCATCGACAAATTGATCGAGCGGCTGATCTATGCCAAGGGTCGGGATGACCTTGTTGCCGCGACCAGGGCGCTCGACCGCGTGCTGCTGTGGAATCACTATGTCGTGCCGCAGTGGAATTATCCCAAGGTCCGTACCGCGCGCTGGGATCGCTTCGGCCGGCCGTCCGAATTGCCCAAATACGGCCTGTCGGGCTTCCCGACGCTGTGGTGGTGGGACGCCGAAAAGGCTGCCAAGATCGGAAAGCGCAGTTGAAGGAATCGCGCATGGCGCTACTCAATCGCCGGCACGTGCTGGGTCTCGGTGTCGGCGCGTTAAGCGCTGTCGGCCTCAAACCGGTCGCCACCGCTTCCGAGGCGGGCACTGAAAGCCACGGCATGTCGGTGTTCGGCGACCTGAAATACCCTGCCGACTTCAAGCATTTCGACTACGTCAATCCGCAAGCGCCGAAAGGCGGGTTGTTTTCCACGATCCCGTCGACCCGTGCCTATAATCAGTCCTTCCAGACGTTCAATTCCTTCAACGCCTTCATCCTCAAAGGCGAAGGCGCAAAGGGCATGGAGCTGACCTTTGACTCGCTGATGGCGCGCGCGAATGACGAGCCCGACGCGATGTACGGCCTTGCCGCAAAGTCGGTGCGGATCTCGCCTGACAAGCTGACCTACCGCTTCACGATGCGGCCCGAGGCGCGTTTTCATGACGGCTCGAAGATGACGGCGCATGACGTCGCCTTCTCGCTCAACACGCTGAAGGAAAAGGGTCATCCGCTGATCCTGGTTCAGTTGCGCGACTTCGTGAAGGCCGAGGCGCTCGACGATGGGAAGCTGGCCGTTGTCTTTGCGCCGAACCGCGCGCGCGACGTCCCGCTCTATGTTGCAGGCTTGCCGATCTTCTCCAAAGCCTATTACGCGAAGCGCGTGTTCGAGGAATCGACCACCGAGATCCCGCTCGGCTCGGGGCCGTACAAGGTGGGCAAATACGAAATCAACCGCTACGTCGAATACGAACGGGTGAAGGACTGGTGGGCGGCCGATCTTCCCGTCAACCGCGGCAGCTACAATTTCGACACCGTGCGCTACGAGTTCTATCGCGACCGCGACGTGGCGTTCGAAGGCTTTACCGGCAAGAGCTATCTCTACCGCGAGGAGTTCACCGCGCGGATCTGGGCGACGCGTTACGATTTTCCGGCGATCAAGGATGGCCGCGTCAAGCGCGAGACCCTGCCGGACGAACTGCCGTCGGGAGGACAGGGCTGGTTCTTCAACACCCGCCGCGACAAGTTCAAAGACCCCAAAGTGCGCGAAGCGGTCATCAATGCCTTCGATTTCGAATGGACCAACAAGACCGTGATGTACGGCGCCTATGCGCGCACGGTGTCGCCGTTCCAGAATTCGGACATGGTGGCGACCGGGCTGCCGTCGCCGGAAGAGCTGAAGCTGCTCGAGCCGTTCCGTGGGCAGGTGCCGGACGAGGTGTTCGGCGAGCCGTTCGTGCCGCCGGTATCGGATGGATCGGGCCAGGACCGGCAATTGCTGCGCAAGGCGCAGCAACTGCTGCAGGAGGCAAAACTTCCCGTCAAGGACGGCAAGCGGCTCATGCCGAACGGCGAGATCTTTGCGATCGAGTTCCTGCTCGACGAGCCATCGTTCCAGCCGCATCATGCGACCTTCATCAAGAATCTCGGCCAGCTCGGCATCGAAGCCAGCATCCGGTTGATTGACGCCGTGCAATATCGCGCGCGGGTGGAGGCCTTCGATTTCGACATCACGACGATGCGCCTGAGCATGTCACCAACGCCGGGCGACAGCCTGCGGCCGTATTTTACGTCGCATGCGGCCGCTACCAAGGGATCGTACAATCTGGCGGGGGTGGCCAGCCCCGCGATCGATGCGCTGGTCGACAAGGCCATCGGCGCCGAAACGCGGGCTGATTTGACCTTCGCGTGCCGCGCGCTCGATCGCGTGTTCCGGGCCGGCCGCTATTGGGTGCCGCAATGGTACCGCACCAACCACCCGATCGCCTATTGGGACCTGTTCGCGCATCCGCCAAAGCCGGCGCGCTACACGCAAGGCACCGGTGCGCCGGACAACTGGTGGTATGACGCCGCCAAGGCCGCGAAGCTCGAGCAGGCGAAGTAATTCATGACCGCCTATATCGCCCGCCGCATTCTCCTGATGGTACCGACGCTGCTCGGAATCCTTCTGGTATCGTTCGTGGTCGTGCAGTTCGCGCCCGGAGGTCCGGTTGAACGCGTCATTGCGCAGCTCTCGGGCGCCGACACCGGCGGCACGTCGCGGGTATCGGGCGGCGGCGGCGATTTCGGCGCACGCGGCAACCAGGTCGGCGCGGCGGCGGACGCCGTCAGTTCGAAATATCGCGGCGCGCAGGGGCTCGATCCTGACTTCATCAAGAAGCTCGAAGTCCAGTTTGGCTTCGACAAGCCGGCGCCCGAGCGTTTTGCGCTGATGCTGTGGAATTTCGCGCGCTTCGATTTCGGCAAGAGCTATTTCCGCGACGTCAGCGTGCTCCAGCTCATCAAGGAGAAGCTGCCGGTGTCGATGTCGCTCGGCATCTGGATGACGCTCCTGACCTACCTGATCTCGATTCCGCTCGGCATCCGCAAGGCTGTCGCGGACGGTTCAAAGTTCGACACCTGGACCTCGGCGGTGATCATCATCGGCTTTGCGATACCGGGATTCCTGTTCGCGATCCTGCTGATCGTCCTGTTCGCCGGCGGTTCGTTCTTCAACGTGTTCCCGCTGCGCGGCCTGACCTCGGACGGCTGGGCGCAGTTTCCCTGGTATTGGAAGATCATCGACTATTTCTGGCACATCACGCTGCCGCTGGTGTCGATGGCGCTCGGCGCCTTCGCCACCATGTCGCTGCTCACCAAGAACTCGTTCCTCGATGAGATCCGCAAGCAATATGTCATGACCGCGCGCGCCAAGGGCTGCAGCGAGCGGCAGGTGCTCTACAATCACATCTTCCGCAATGCGATGCTGATCGTGATCGCCGGCTTCCCGAGCGCGTTCATCCACGCCTTTTTCTCCGGCTCGCTCCTGATCGAAACCATCTTCTCGCTCGACGGCCTCGGTCTGCTCGGATTCGAGAGCGTGCTGAACCGCGACTACCCCGTGGTATTTGGAACATTGTTCATCTTTTCGCTGGTCGGTCTCGTGGTCAACCTGATCTCCGACCTCGCTTATATGTGGATCGACCCGAGGATCGATTTTGAGGCGAGGGAAGTCTGATGGCGATGCTCGCGCCCCAGCCGGTCGAAACCACCACGCAGTCACCGCTCGGCGAAGTCGTGCCGCCGGTGCGCCACGTCTTCCAACCTTCGCCGCTCAATCGTCGTCGCTGGCATAATTTCAAGGCGAACCGCCGCGGCTACTGGTCGTTCTGGATATTTACGGTTCTGTTCGTGATGTCGCTGTTTGCCGAGTTGATCGCCAACGACCGGCCATTCCTGATCAAATATGACGGCCATCTCTACTGGCCGGCCTTCGTCACCTATTCCGAAACCACTTTCGGCGGCGACTTCGAGACCGCTGCCGACTATCGCGATCCCTACTTGCAGAAGCAGATCGCGGCCAAGGGTGGCACCGTCGTCTGGCCGCTGGTCCGCTTCTCCTACCACACCCACAATCTCGACCTGCCGACGCCGGCGCCGTCGCCGCCGACCTGGATGCTCACCGAAACGCAGTGCAAGGAGATGGTGCAGAAGAAGGGTCTCAAGGGCTGCAGCGACCTCGAATACAACTGGCTCGGTACCGACGACCAGGGCCGCGATGTGGTCGCGCGCCTGATCTACGGCTTTCGCATCTCGGTGCTGTTCGGCCTGACGCTGACGATTATCTCCTCGATCATCGGCATCGCGGCCGGCGGCGTGCAGGGCTATTTCGGCGGCTGGATCGATCTGACCTTCCAGCGGCTGATCGAGGTCTGGACTGCCATTCCTTCGCTGTATCTGCTGCTGATCCTGTCCTCGGTGCTGGTGCCGGGCTTCTTTGTCCTGCTCGGCATCTTGCTGTTGTTCTCCTGGGTGTCGCTGGTCGGGCTGGTGCGCGCCGAGTTCCTGCGCGGACGAAATTTCGAATATATCCAGGCGGCGCGAGCGCTCGGTGTTTCAAATCGGGTGATCATGTTCCGCCACCTGCTGCCGAACGCGATGGTGGCGACGATGACGTTCCTGCCGTTCATCGTGTCGTCCTCGGTGATGACGCTGACGGCGCTGGATTTTCTCGGCTTCGGCCTGCCGCCCGGTTCGCCGTCGCTCGGCGAATTGCTGTCGCAAGCAAAAGCAAACGTGCAGGCGCCCTGGCTCGGTTTCACCGGCTTCTTCTCGGTCGCGATCATGCTGTCGCTCCTGATCTTCATCGGCGAAGCCGCGCGCGACGCCTTCGATCCGCGCAAGACGTTCCGGTAAGGGTGCTGCGCATGGACGCCATCAACCAGCCTTTACTCGATGTCCGCGACCTCTCCGTAGCGTTCGGCGATACGCTCGCGGTCGATCGCGTCTCGTTTTCGATCCGGCGCGGCGAATGCGTGGCCCTTGTTGGCGAGTCAGGCTCGGGAAAATCAGTCAGCGCATTGTCGATCCTCAAGCTGTTGCCCTATCCCAGCGCCTCGCATCCCTCAGGCCACATCCGCTTCCGCGGCCGCGAGCTGCTGACCGCGGCGGAAGGCGAGATGCGCGAGATCCGCGGCAATGACATCTCGATCATCTTCCAGGAGCCGATGACCTCGCTCAATCCGCTGCACACGATCGAGGCGCAGATCGGCGAGATTCTTTCCCTGCATAGCGGTCTCGGCGGGCAGATGGCGCGGGCGCGCACGCTGGAGCTTTTGACGCAGGTCGGCATTCCCGATCCCGAAACCCGGCTGAAGAGCTATCCCCATCAATTGTCCGGCGGCCAGCGCCAGCGCGTCATGATCGCGATGGCGCTCGCCAACGAGCCGGACCTCCTGATCGCGGATGAACCGACCACCGCGCTCGACGTCACGGTGCAGGCCCAGATCCTGGCGCTCTTGGCGGAAATTCGTTCCCGGCTCGGCATGAGCATGCTGTTCATTACCCACGATCTCGGCATCGTCCGCCGCATCGCCGACGTCGTCTGCGTGATGAATTCAGGCAAGATCGTCGAGCAGGGGCCGGTCGAGGAGGTCTTTACCGCACCGAAACATACCTATACCCGCGCGCTGCTCGCGGCCGAACCCAAGCCCGATCCGGCGCCGCCGCGGCCCAACGAGCCGGTGGTGATGTCGGCGGATAATCTGAAGGTCTGGTTTCCGATCAAGCGCGGGCTGTTGCGCTCGACCGTTGGCCATATCAAGGCGGTGGATGGCGTCAGCCTAGCGGTGCGCAAAGGCGAGACGCTCGGCGTCGTCGGCGAATCCGGCTCGGGCAAGACCACGCTGGGCCTGGCGCTGCTCCGGCTGATTTCCTCTGACGGCCCGATCGTGTTCCTCGGCAACAACATTCAAGGCCTGCGCTTCAAGGCCATGCTGCCATTCCGCCGCGACATGCAGATCGTGTTTCAGGATCCGTTCGGCGCGCTGAGCCCGCGCATGTCGGTCGGCGATATCGTCGCCGAGGGCCTTTCCGTGCATCAGAAGTCGTTGTCGCACGAAGAGCGCGAGGCCCGCGTCGTCAAGGCGCTGCGGGACGTCGGTCTCGATCCGGAGACCCGATTCCGCTACCCGCATGAATTCTCCGGCGGTCAGCGCCAGCGCATCTCGATCGCGCGCGCGGTGGTGCTGGAGCCGAATTTCGTCGTGCTGGACGAGCCGACGAGCGCGCTCGACATGCTGTTCCAGGCGCAGATGGTCGACCTGTTGCGCGAGCTGCAGCGCAAGCGCGACCTGACCTACATGTTCATCTCGCACGATCTACGCGTGGTGGCCTCGCTGGCGAGCCATCTGATCGTGATGCGTCACGGCAAGGTAGTCGAGGAGGGGCCGGCCGCGGAGCTGTTCAGGAATCCGACGAGCGATTACACCCGCGCCTTGTTCGCCGCCGCTTTCCGCATCGAGGCCGTGCCGGACGCACCCGCTACCTGACCGTCATTCCGAGGC is from Bradyrhizobium sp. AZCC 2176 and encodes:
- a CDS encoding ABC transporter ATP-binding protein; its protein translation is MDAINQPLLDVRDLSVAFGDTLAVDRVSFSIRRGECVALVGESGSGKSVSALSILKLLPYPSASHPSGHIRFRGRELLTAAEGEMREIRGNDISIIFQEPMTSLNPLHTIEAQIGEILSLHSGLGGQMARARTLELLTQVGIPDPETRLKSYPHQLSGGQRQRVMIAMALANEPDLLIADEPTTALDVTVQAQILALLAEIRSRLGMSMLFITHDLGIVRRIADVVCVMNSGKIVEQGPVEEVFTAPKHTYTRALLAAEPKPDPAPPRPNEPVVMSADNLKVWFPIKRGLLRSTVGHIKAVDGVSLAVRKGETLGVVGESGSGKTTLGLALLRLISSDGPIVFLGNNIQGLRFKAMLPFRRDMQIVFQDPFGALSPRMSVGDIVAEGLSVHQKSLSHEEREARVVKALRDVGLDPETRFRYPHEFSGGQRQRISIARAVVLEPNFVVLDEPTSALDMLFQAQMVDLLRELQRKRDLTYMFISHDLRVVASLASHLIVMRHGKVVEEGPAAELFRNPTSDYTRALFAAAFRIEAVPDAPAT